The Pseudonocardia sp. HH130630-07 DNA window GGGTGGGTACGACCTGCGCCACCACGGTGACGCCGAGGCCACCGACGGACTCCTCGACTTCGCGGTCAACGTCGCCGCCGACGGGCCGCCGCCGTGGCTGCGCGAGCGTCTCGCGTCCACCCTGGACACGCTCGGGCGCTACCCGCGGGCCGAGCACGACGCACTCGCCAGGGCCACCGCAGCGGCCCGGCACGGCAGGGACCCCGCAGAGGTGCTGCCGCTGGCCGGTAGCGCGGAGGGGTTCGCCCTGCTGCCGGCCCTGCGGCCGCGGCTGGCCGCCGTCCTGCACCCCGGGTTCACCGAGCCGGAGGCGGCGCTGCGGGCGGCCGGGGTGGCGGTGGTGCGGGTCCAGACCGATCCGGGCCGCGAGCACGCGCTCGACCCGGCCGCGGTCCCGGACGGGGCGGACCTCGTCGTCGTCGGGAACCCGACGAACCCGACCGGCGTGCTGCACCCGGCCGACGACGTCCGCGCGCTGGCCCGGCCGGACCGGGTGCTGCTGGTCGACGAGGCGTTCGCCGACGCGGTCCCGGGCGAGCCCGCGACGCTCGCCGGTGACCGCGGGCTGCCCGGGCTGCTGGTGTTCCGCTCGCTGACCAAGACCTGGGCGCTGGCCGGTCTGCGCGCCGGGTACGCGCTCGGCGCCCCGGAGCTGCTGGCCCGGCTCGCCGCGCCGCGCCCGCCCTGGCCCGTCTCCACCCCGGCCCTGGAGGCCATCGTCGCCTGCTGCGAGCCGGACGCACTGTCGGCCGCCGACCAGCGGGCCCGTGAGCTGGCCGGGCACCGGGTGTCGATGGCGGCCGCGCTCGCCGGGCTGGAGGGCGTCGCCGTCGCCCCCGGGGTCGCGCCCTACCTGTTGCTGCACCTGCCCGACGGCACCGGCGCCGCGGTCCGGCAGCGGCTGCGCTCGGCCGGGATCGCCGTGCGGCGCGGTGACACCTTCCCCGGGCTGGGGCCGGACCACCTGCGGGTCGCGGTCCGCCCGCCGGAGCCGGCCCGCCGGCTGGTGGACGAGCTCGAGACCGCCCTGCGCGCCGTGACGGTGCCGGCATGAGCGCCCGGATGCAGGACGTGATCGACGCGCTGGAGGCGGCCTACCCGCCGGCCGGGGCGATGGACTGGGACGCCGTCGGGCTGGTCTGCGGTGACCCCGCCGAGACGGTCTCCTCGGTGCTCGTCGCGGTCGACCCGACCCCGGAGACCGTCGACGAGGCGATCGGGACCGGGGCGCAGCTGCTCGTCACCCACCACCCGCTGCTGCTCCGCGGGGTGCACGGGGTGGGTGCCGACACCCCGAAGGGTGCGCTGCTGCACCGGCTGATCCGTGCCGGGGTCGGGCTGTTCACCGCGCACACCAACGCCGACGTCGCCGATCCCGGCGTGTCCGACGCGCTGGCCGCGGCGCTCGGAGTGGCCGTCGAGGGCCCGCTGGAACCCGAACCGGCGCCGGCGCTGGACAAGATCGTGACGTTCGTCCCGGTCGGCCCGGCGATCGCCCGGGTGCACGAGGCGCTGTCCGAGGCGGGTGCCGGGCACGTCGGCAACTACTCGCACTGCTCGTTCGCCACCGCGGGCACCGGCCAGTTCCTCCCGCTCGACGGTGCGACACCGGCGGTCGGCGCGGTCGGGCGGCTGGAGCGGGTCGCGGAGACCCGGCTGGAGATGGTGCTGCCGCGGGACCGGCGGCGCGCGGTCGTCGCGGCGCTGCGGGCCGCCCACCCGTACGAGGAGCCGGCGTTCGACCTGCTGGAGATGGCGCCGCTGCCGTCGGCGCGCGGGCTCGGCCGGGTCGGGACGCTGCCGTCGCCGGAGCCGTTCTCGGTGTTCACCGAGCGGGTCGCCGCGGGGCTGCCCGCCACCGTGTGGGGCGTGCGCGGCGCCGGCGAGCCGGACCGGCCGATCCACCGGGTCGCGGTCTGCGGGGGATCGGGCGACTCCGCACTGGGCGCCGCCACCCGGGCCGGGGCCGATGCCTACGTGACCGGCGACCTCCGGCACCACCCGGCGTCGGAGCACGCGCTCACGGGTGCCGCGGCCCCCGCGCTGGTCGACGTCGCGCACTGGGCCTCGGAGTGGCCGTGGTGCGCGCAGGCGGCGGACGCGATCGGGTCCGCGCTCGGCGGTAGCGTCGCGGTGTCGGTGTCCCGGCGACGTACGGATCCGTGGACGACAGCAGCGAGTTCGGAGGCACACCCATGAAGGCCGCTCCCGCCGCGCAGGCGACGCTCCTGCGACTGGCCGAGGTGGACGCCGAGATCGGCCGGTTGGTGCACCAGCGC harbors:
- a CDS encoding Nif3-like dinuclear metal center hexameric protein; protein product: MSARMQDVIDALEAAYPPAGAMDWDAVGLVCGDPAETVSSVLVAVDPTPETVDEAIGTGAQLLVTHHPLLLRGVHGVGADTPKGALLHRLIRAGVGLFTAHTNADVADPGVSDALAAALGVAVEGPLEPEPAPALDKIVTFVPVGPAIARVHEALSEAGAGHVGNYSHCSFATAGTGQFLPLDGATPAVGAVGRLERVAETRLEMVLPRDRRRAVVAALRAAHPYEEPAFDLLEMAPLPSARGLGRVGTLPSPEPFSVFTERVAAGLPATVWGVRGAGEPDRPIHRVAVCGGSGDSALGAATRAGADAYVTGDLRHHPASEHALTGAAAPALVDVAHWASEWPWCAQAADAIGSALGGSVAVSVSRRRTDPWTTAASSEAHP
- the cobC gene encoding Rv2231c family pyridoxal phosphate-dependent protein CobC; its protein translation is MPFDHHPADHGPGEQGGYDLRHHGDAEATDGLLDFAVNVAADGPPPWLRERLASTLDTLGRYPRAEHDALARATAAARHGRDPAEVLPLAGSAEGFALLPALRPRLAAVLHPGFTEPEAALRAAGVAVVRVQTDPGREHALDPAAVPDGADLVVVGNPTNPTGVLHPADDVRALARPDRVLLVDEAFADAVPGEPATLAGDRGLPGLLVFRSLTKTWALAGLRAGYALGAPELLARLAAPRPPWPVSTPALEAIVACCEPDALSAADQRARELAGHRVSMAAALAGLEGVAVAPGVAPYLLLHLPDGTGAAVRQRLRSAGIAVRRGDTFPGLGPDHLRVAVRPPEPARRLVDELETALRAVTVPA